The sequence below is a genomic window from Barrientosiimonas humi.
GAGCTGACGACCGCCGGCGTGCCGCACACCGTGCAGTGGGCCGGCTCGATGTTCTCGGTCTTCTTCCGCGACCAGCCCGTGCGGACGTACGACGACGCGAAGTCCCAGGACACCGGCGCCTTCAGCCGGTTCTTCACCGCGATGCTGCAGCAGGGCGTGCACCTGCCGCCGAGCGCGTTCGAGGCGTGGTTCGTCAGCGCCGCGCACGACGAGGCGGCCGTGGAGCAGGTGCTGGCGGCCCTGCCGGCGGCGGCTCGCGCGGCCGGGAATCTCTCAGGTTCGGATGGGACACTCTGACCCATGCCGGAGCGTGACGACCCCTCGCCGGCGATCGACCGTCCCCAGCGCACGACCGTCCACCTGGTGCGCCACGGTGAGGTCGAGAACCCGCAGAAGCTGCTCTACGGCCGGCTCCCCGGCTACCACCTGTCCGCGCTGGGGCGCGAGATGGCCGAGCTGGCCGCCGACTACCTCGCCCAGTTCGACGTCACCCACCTGGTGTCCTCGCCGCTCGAGCGGGCCCAGGAGACGATCGCGCCGCTCGCGCAGCGGCTCGGCCTCGACGTGGCGATCGACGAGCGGGTGATCGAGTCGGACAACCGGTTCGAGGGGCTGACCGTCGGTGCCGACCCGCGCCAGCTGGCGCACCCGCGCTACTGGCGGCTGCTGGTCAACCCGACGCGCCCGAGCTGGGGCGAGCCGTACGTCGAGCTGGTCGACCGGATGGCCGCGGCCATCCGCGGCGCCCGCGCCGCCGCGCGCGGCCACGAGGCGGTGATCGTCTCCCACCAGCTGCCGATCTGGACGATCCGCCAGGCGGCCGAGGGGCGCCGACTGTGGCACGACCCGCGGCACCGCTCGTGCAGCCTGGGGTCGGTCACCTCGTTCGTGTTCTACGGCGACGACCTCGACGTGATCGAGTACGCCGAGCCGGCGGCGGAGCTGCTGCCGCGGGCGGCCAAGGTGGGCGGGGCATGAGCGGCGAGGAGCGCGCAGCGCAGGCTGCGGGCGAGGCACGAGCACGCGGCCGGAGCGGAGTGCGACCGAGCGCGACCAAGGGCATGACTGGCGTGCGGGCGAAGGTGGCGGCGGCGGTGATCGCGGTGGTGGCGCTCGCGGGGTGCGGCAACCAGAACGCCTCGATCTCCGAGCAGGCCCGCCAGGGCGACAACAAGGGCTTCATCGCCGGCGACGGCAGCATCGAGACGCTCACGGCCGACCAGCGCAACGTGCCGCTGGACCTGACCGGCACCACGATGGACGGCAAGAAGTGGGACGTCGCGAGCGAGCGCGGCACGGTGGTCGTGCTCAACGTGTGGGGCGCCTGGTGCGGCCCGTGCCAGCGCGAGATGCCGGCGCTGCAGCAGGTGTGGAGCGGCTACCAGAAGGCCGACGCGCCGGTGCAGTTCATGGGCCTGAACCAGCGCGACTCGGTGGCGGCCGCCGACTCGACCATGCGCAAGTTCGGCATCACCTACCCCAGCCTGCGTGACGACGGCGGCCGGACGCTGCTGGCGCTGCAGGGCAAGGCGGCCACGTTCCCGACGACGCTCATCCTCGACCGCCAGGGGCGGATCGCCGCCCGCGTGTCGGGGGAGACCACCGCGCCGACGCTGCGCGGCCTGGTCGACGACGTCGTCAAGGAATCCGCTTCGTGACGGGCGACGCCACCCAGATCATCGCCGCAGGCAGCTTGCCCCTGGCGCTGCTGCTCGCGCTCGCCGCGGGTGCGGTGTCGTTCGCGAGCCCGTGCGTGCTGCCGCTCGTGCCGGGCTTCCTGGGTTATGTCACGGGCCTGTCCGACGACGAGGTCCGGCGCCGTCGGATGGTGGCCGGGGCGGGGCTGTTCGTCATCGGCTTCTCGGTGATCTTCGTCAGCATCGCGCTCGCCGCGAGCGCCGCCGCCCAGTTCCTGCGCGGCAACCAGACGCTGCTCATGCGCGTAGGCGGCGTGGTCGTGATCGTCTTCGGCCTGATCTACCTCGGCGTCATCTTCCGCGGCGGCAGCCAGGTCCGCTGGCGGCCGACGGCCGGGCTCGCGGGCGCGCCGTTCCTCGGCGCCGCGTTCGGCCTCGGGATGGCGCCGTGCGCCTCGCCGGTGCTCGGCGCGATCGTCTCGCTGTCGGCCTCGCTCACCGACGACGCGTCGTCGATGCAGCGCGGGGTGCTGCTCGCGGCGGTCTACTCCCTGGGCATGGGCCTGCCGTTCGTGCTGATCGCGGCCGGGTGGTCCAAGGCCGAGTCGATGTCGCGCTGGCTGCGCGACCGGCACCGTCCGATCCAGCTGGTCGGCGGTTCGCTCATGGTCCTGATGGGGCTGCTCATGGTGAGCGGCATCTGGGAGCAGGTGACCGCGTGGATGCAGCTGCAGCTCGTCAACAACTTCCAACCGGTGATCTGACGTGACCGACCAGAAGACTTCCGTGGCTCCCGCCGACGAGGCGGAGCGCAAGCAGCGACCCGGCCGGGAGCGTACGCCCGCGCCGCGGCTCGGTGTGATCGGCATGGCCCGCTGGTTCTGGCGTCAGCTGACCGCCATGCGCACCGCGCTGTTCCTCCTGCTGCTGCTCGCGATCGCGGCGCTGCCCGGCTCGATCTGGCCGCAGCGCGGCATCGACGCCGCGCGGGTGGCCGACTACCTGCAGCGCAACCCCGAGCTCGGCCCCTGGCTCGACCGGTTCGGATTCTTCGACGTCTACTCCACGCCGTGGTTCGCTGCGATCTACCTGCTGCTGGTGATCTCGCTGCTCGGCTGCGTCATCCCCCGCATGCGCCAGCAGTGGCGCGCCTCGCGGGCCGTGCCGCCGGTGGCGCCGCGACGACTGAAGCGGCTGCCGTCGTACGTCGAGGAAGAGGTCGACGGGACCCCCGAGGACGTCTTCGAGCGGGCCCGGGAAGTCATGCGCGGCAAGCGTTTTCGCACGCGCGAGGGCGACACCTGGATCTCCGGGGAGGTCGGGCTGCTGCGCGAGCTCGGCAACCTGATCTTCCACGTGTCGCTCGTCGTGATCATCGTGTCGATGGCGCTCGGCAACCTCACCGGCTGGCGCGGCGACGTGATCGTGCCCGAGGGCACGTCGTTCGCGAGCACCGCGAGCCGGTACGACACGCTCGACCCCGGCCCGTGGGTCGACGTCGACGGGTTCTCGCCGTGGACGCTGCAGCTGAACGACCTGTCCGTGAACTTCGAGGACCGGGTCGACCCGAGCAGCACGCAGTACGGCCAGCCGCGCGACTTCCGCGCCGACATCACGACGCAGGGCGAGGACGCTCCGGCCGAGCGCCAGGAGCTCGCGGTCAACCACCCGGTGCGGCAGGACAACACCTCGATCTACCTGCTCGGCAACGGCTACGCGCCGCGGGTCACCGTGCGCGACGCCGCCGGCAAGGTGATCTACCAGCAGGCGACCCCGTTCCTGCCGCAGGACAACACCTACACCTCGACCGGCGCCATCAAGGTCACCGGTGCCTCCCCGCAGCAGCTGGGCTTCTACGGCTTCTTCCTGCCGACCCTGGAGTTCGACGAGCAGCGCGGCCCGGTGTCGACCTTCCCCGGCCTGAAGCAGCCGGCGCTGGTGCTCGGGCTCTACTCCGGCAACCTGTTCCCGCAGGGCAAGCCGCAGTCGGTCTACACCCTCGACACCCAGTCGATGACGCAGGTGAAGCAGGAGAACGGCCAGCCGGCCCGGCTGCTGATCCGCCCCGGCGAGACCGTGCAGCTGCCGAACGGGCTGGGCAGCATCAGCCTCGACCGCGAGGTGCCGCGCTGGGCCGGTCTGTCGGTGCGGTCCGACCCGGGCAAGATGCCCGCGCTGGTCGGCGCGATCGTCGGGCTGTTCGGTCTGCTGATGTCGCTCGTCCTGCGCCGGCGCCGCCTGTTCGTGCGCGTCGCCGCCGCGCCCGACAGCACGCCTGACACCCCGCGTACCCTGGTCCAGGTCGGCGGCCTGGCCAAGCACGACGACCCCCGCCTCGACTCGGCGGTTCGGCAGCTGCTGCGCTCGATCG
It includes:
- a CDS encoding histidine phosphatase family protein, which produces MPERDDPSPAIDRPQRTTVHLVRHGEVENPQKLLYGRLPGYHLSALGREMAELAADYLAQFDVTHLVSSPLERAQETIAPLAQRLGLDVAIDERVIESDNRFEGLTVGADPRQLAHPRYWRLLVNPTRPSWGEPYVELVDRMAAAIRGARAAARGHEAVIVSHQLPIWTIRQAAEGRRLWHDPRHRSCSLGSVTSFVFYGDDLDVIEYAEPAAELLPRAAKVGGA
- a CDS encoding TlpA family protein disulfide reductase, translating into MSGEERAAQAAGEARARGRSGVRPSATKGMTGVRAKVAAAVIAVVALAGCGNQNASISEQARQGDNKGFIAGDGSIETLTADQRNVPLDLTGTTMDGKKWDVASERGTVVVLNVWGAWCGPCQREMPALQQVWSGYQKADAPVQFMGLNQRDSVAAADSTMRKFGITYPSLRDDGGRTLLALQGKAATFPTTLILDRQGRIAARVSGETTAPTLRGLVDDVVKESAS
- a CDS encoding cytochrome c biogenesis CcdA family protein, translating into MTGDATQIIAAGSLPLALLLALAAGAVSFASPCVLPLVPGFLGYVTGLSDDEVRRRRMVAGAGLFVIGFSVIFVSIALAASAAAQFLRGNQTLLMRVGGVVVIVFGLIYLGVIFRGGSQVRWRPTAGLAGAPFLGAAFGLGMAPCASPVLGAIVSLSASLTDDASSMQRGVLLAAVYSLGMGLPFVLIAAGWSKAESMSRWLRDRHRPIQLVGGSLMVLMGLLMVSGIWEQVTAWMQLQLVNNFQPVI
- the resB gene encoding cytochrome c biogenesis protein ResB encodes the protein MRTALFLLLLLAIAALPGSIWPQRGIDAARVADYLQRNPELGPWLDRFGFFDVYSTPWFAAIYLLLVISLLGCVIPRMRQQWRASRAVPPVAPRRLKRLPSYVEEEVDGTPEDVFERAREVMRGKRFRTREGDTWISGEVGLLRELGNLIFHVSLVVIIVSMALGNLTGWRGDVIVPEGTSFASTASRYDTLDPGPWVDVDGFSPWTLQLNDLSVNFEDRVDPSSTQYGQPRDFRADITTQGEDAPAERQELAVNHPVRQDNTSIYLLGNGYAPRVTVRDAAGKVIYQQATPFLPQDNTYTSTGAIKVTGASPQQLGFYGFFLPTLEFDEQRGPVSTFPGLKQPALVLGLYSGNLFPQGKPQSVYTLDTQSMTQVKQENGQPARLLIRPGETVQLPNGLGSISLDREVPRWAGLSVRSDPGKMPALVGAIVGLFGLLMSLVLRRRRLFVRVAAAPDSTPDTPRTLVQVGGLAKHDDPRLDSAVRQLLRSIVQRVGPTA